From Phyllopteryx taeniolatus isolate TA_2022b chromosome 18, UOR_Ptae_1.2, whole genome shotgun sequence, the proteins below share one genomic window:
- the snap91b gene encoding clathrin coat assembly protein AP180 isoform X8, with product MSGQTLTDRIAAAQYQLTGSDMARAVCKATTHEVMAPKKKHLEYLVSATNTTNVNIPQMADTLFERATNASWVVVFKALVTTHHMCVHGNERFIQYLASRTSLFNLSNYIDKTGSHGYDMSTFIRRYGRYLNEKAFAYRQMAFDFTRVKKGAEGVMRTMTTEKLLKGMPVLQTQIDTLLEFDVHPKELNNGIINAAFLLLFKDLVKLFASYNDGIINMLEKYFKMKKSDCKEALEIYKRFLTRVTKIGEFMKLAETVGVDKNDIPDINYAPSSILESLETHMNGLEDVKGGKKGSPTKGSPTNNMSPTSTPAKSSNAVPALQPPPGESAAAPAAPEPAEDSLLDLDPLSSSGPPAASAGPTSWGDLLGSEMGDSLLAEPTLAAEAAAPSPAAAAASSTPAPAAPEAGVPLAPPTSTAAATSPGATNMDLLGDAFATPAAAADATEASAAAAEGGATSTPAAPVAGAAVAADPFASSNGSTAAAAAPSGLDLFGVEMSSFSTAVAPASPSSLFTPASGTIVTTATSSVPDANLTTDLFSGGGGDAPAAAASAAAAAAAPGADLVSAFDGLGDVMKPTLTPQAGDVDTSVANMASNLTMGSPAAPQMSPGMTQSPRKPPPPRNALDDLNIKDFM from the exons ATGTCGGGTCAGACGCTCACGGACCGCATCGCCGCGGCCCAGTACCAGCTGACGGGTTCGGACATGGCCAGGGCCGTGTGCAAGGCCACCACGCACGAAGTGATGGCGCCCAAGAAGAAGCACCTGGAAT ACCTGGTTTCGGCCACCAACACCACCAACGTGAACATCCCGCAGATGGCCGACACGCTTTTCGAGCGGGCCACCAACGCCAGCTGGGTGGTGGTCTTCAAGGCCCTCGTCACCACCCACCACATGTGCGTGCACGGAAACGAG AGGTTCATCCAGTACTTGGCCTCCAGGACTTCGCTGTTCAACCTCAGCAACTACATCGACAAAACTGGCTCTCATG GCTACGACATGTCTACATTCATCAGACGGTACGGCCGCTACCTGAACGAGAAAGCCTTTGCCTACCGCCAGATGGCTTTCGACTTCACTCGAGTCAAGAAGGG GGCCGAGGGCGTAATGAGGACCATGACCACGGAGAAGCTCTTGAAGGGCATGCCCGTCCTGCAGACTCAGATCGACACGCTCCTGGAGTTTGAC GTTCATCCCAAGGAGCTGAACAACGGCATCATCAACGCCGCTTTCCTGCTGCTCTTCAAGGACCTGGTCAAGCTCTTCGCGTCCTACAATGACGGCATCATCAACATGTTAG agaAATATTTCAAGATGAAAAAAAGCGACTGTAAGGAGGCGCTGGAGATCTACAAGAGATTCCTGACCCGGGTGACGAAGATCGGGGAATTCATGAAGCTGGCGGAG ACCGTCGGAGTTGACAAAAACGACATTCCCGACATCAACTAC GCCCCCAGCAGCATCCTGGAGTCTCTGGAAACGCACATGAATGGCCTGGAGGACGTTAAGGGCGGCAAGAAGGG GTCTCCGACTAAG GGTTCGCCCACAAACAACATGTCTCCGACTTCCACTCCGGCCAAATCTTCAAACGCCGTCCCCGCACTTCAGCCCCCGCCCGGGGAAAGCGCCGCCGCTCCGGCAGCCCCCGAGCCAGCAGAAGA TTCCTTGTTGGACCTGGATCCTCTTTCCTCCTCTGGCCCTCCAGCAGCATCGGCCGGCCCCACGTCCTGGGGAG ACCTTCTCGGATCCG AAATGGGCGATTCCTTGCTAGCCGAGCCCACCCTGGCAGCGGAGGCCGCGGCCCcctcccccgccgccgccgccgcctcctccacGCCCGCCCCCGCGGCGCCAGAAGCTGGAGTCCCTCTAGCTCCTCCCACTAGCACAGCGGCCGCCACCTCCCCTGGCGCCACCAATATGGATCTGTTAGGAG ATGCCTTCGCcacgcccgccgccgccgccgacgccACCGAGGCTTCTGCTGCGGCAGCTGAGGGCGGAGCCACCTCCACGCCCGCCGCCCCGGTCGCCGGAGCCGCAGTCGCAGCCG ACCCCTTCGCCTCTTCGAACGGgagcaccgccgccgccgcagcgCCTTCGGGTCTAGACCTTTTTGGTGTGGAAATGTCGAGTTTTAGCACTGCGGTGGCCCCCGCTTCTCCGTCATCGCTCTTCACCCCCGCATCCGGCACCATTGTCACCACGGCGACCAGTTCGGTGCCCGACGCCAACCTTACGACCGACCTTTTCAGCGG AGGAGGAGGAGATGCCCCAGCAGCCGCCGCCAGCGCCGCCGCTGCTGCCGCCGCCCCCGGAGCGGATCTCGTGTCAG CGTTTGACGGGCTAGGGGACGTAATGAAGCCCACCCTGACCCCGCAGGCGGGCGATGTTGACACCTCCGTGGCTAACATGGCGAGTA ATCTGACGATGGGATCCCCAGCGGCCCCTCAG ATGTCTCCCGGAATGACCCAGAGCCCCAGAAAGCCTCCCCCACCCAGGAACGCTCTGGATGACCTGAACATCAAGGACTTCATGTAG
- the snap91b gene encoding clathrin coat assembly protein AP180 isoform X7, with protein sequence MSGQTLTDRIAAAQYQLTGSDMARAVCKATTHEVMAPKKKHLEYLVSATNTTNVNIPQMADTLFERATNASWVVVFKALVTTHHMCVHGNERFIQYLASRTSLFNLSNYIDKTGSHGYDMSTFIRRYGRYLNEKAFAYRQMAFDFTRVKKGAEGVMRTMTTEKLLKGMPVLQTQIDTLLEFDVHPKELNNGIINAAFLLLFKDLVKLFASYNDGIINMLEKYFKMKKSDCKEALEIYKRFLTRVTKIGEFMKLAETVGVDKNDIPDINYAPSSILESLETHMNGLEDVKGGKKGSPTKGSPTNNMSPTSTPAKSSNAVPALQPPPGESAAAPAAPEPAEDSLLDLDPLSSSGPPAASAGPTSWGDLLGSEMGDSLLAEPTLAAEAAAPSPAAAAASSTPAPAAPEAGVPLAPPTSTAAATSPGATNMDLLGDAFATPAAAADATEASAAAAEGGATSTPAAPVAGAAVAADPFASSNGSTAAAAAPSGLDLFGVEMSSFSTAVAPASPSSLFTPASGTIVTTATSSVPDANLTTDLFSGGGGDAPAAAASAAAAAAAPGADLVSAFDGLGDVMKPTLTPQAGDVDTSVANMASNLTMGSPAAPQVAPPSWGAPMMSPGMTQSPRKPPPPRNALDDLNIKDFM encoded by the exons ATGTCGGGTCAGACGCTCACGGACCGCATCGCCGCGGCCCAGTACCAGCTGACGGGTTCGGACATGGCCAGGGCCGTGTGCAAGGCCACCACGCACGAAGTGATGGCGCCCAAGAAGAAGCACCTGGAAT ACCTGGTTTCGGCCACCAACACCACCAACGTGAACATCCCGCAGATGGCCGACACGCTTTTCGAGCGGGCCACCAACGCCAGCTGGGTGGTGGTCTTCAAGGCCCTCGTCACCACCCACCACATGTGCGTGCACGGAAACGAG AGGTTCATCCAGTACTTGGCCTCCAGGACTTCGCTGTTCAACCTCAGCAACTACATCGACAAAACTGGCTCTCATG GCTACGACATGTCTACATTCATCAGACGGTACGGCCGCTACCTGAACGAGAAAGCCTTTGCCTACCGCCAGATGGCTTTCGACTTCACTCGAGTCAAGAAGGG GGCCGAGGGCGTAATGAGGACCATGACCACGGAGAAGCTCTTGAAGGGCATGCCCGTCCTGCAGACTCAGATCGACACGCTCCTGGAGTTTGAC GTTCATCCCAAGGAGCTGAACAACGGCATCATCAACGCCGCTTTCCTGCTGCTCTTCAAGGACCTGGTCAAGCTCTTCGCGTCCTACAATGACGGCATCATCAACATGTTAG agaAATATTTCAAGATGAAAAAAAGCGACTGTAAGGAGGCGCTGGAGATCTACAAGAGATTCCTGACCCGGGTGACGAAGATCGGGGAATTCATGAAGCTGGCGGAG ACCGTCGGAGTTGACAAAAACGACATTCCCGACATCAACTAC GCCCCCAGCAGCATCCTGGAGTCTCTGGAAACGCACATGAATGGCCTGGAGGACGTTAAGGGCGGCAAGAAGGG GTCTCCGACTAAG GGTTCGCCCACAAACAACATGTCTCCGACTTCCACTCCGGCCAAATCTTCAAACGCCGTCCCCGCACTTCAGCCCCCGCCCGGGGAAAGCGCCGCCGCTCCGGCAGCCCCCGAGCCAGCAGAAGA TTCCTTGTTGGACCTGGATCCTCTTTCCTCCTCTGGCCCTCCAGCAGCATCGGCCGGCCCCACGTCCTGGGGAG ACCTTCTCGGATCCG AAATGGGCGATTCCTTGCTAGCCGAGCCCACCCTGGCAGCGGAGGCCGCGGCCCcctcccccgccgccgccgccgcctcctccacGCCCGCCCCCGCGGCGCCAGAAGCTGGAGTCCCTCTAGCTCCTCCCACTAGCACAGCGGCCGCCACCTCCCCTGGCGCCACCAATATGGATCTGTTAGGAG ATGCCTTCGCcacgcccgccgccgccgccgacgccACCGAGGCTTCTGCTGCGGCAGCTGAGGGCGGAGCCACCTCCACGCCCGCCGCCCCGGTCGCCGGAGCCGCAGTCGCAGCCG ACCCCTTCGCCTCTTCGAACGGgagcaccgccgccgccgcagcgCCTTCGGGTCTAGACCTTTTTGGTGTGGAAATGTCGAGTTTTAGCACTGCGGTGGCCCCCGCTTCTCCGTCATCGCTCTTCACCCCCGCATCCGGCACCATTGTCACCACGGCGACCAGTTCGGTGCCCGACGCCAACCTTACGACCGACCTTTTCAGCGG AGGAGGAGGAGATGCCCCAGCAGCCGCCGCCAGCGCCGCCGCTGCTGCCGCCGCCCCCGGAGCGGATCTCGTGTCAG CGTTTGACGGGCTAGGGGACGTAATGAAGCCCACCCTGACCCCGCAGGCGGGCGATGTTGACACCTCCGTGGCTAACATGGCGAGTA ATCTGACGATGGGATCCCCAGCGGCCCCTCAGGTAGCTCCCCCCAGTTGGGGTGCCCCCATG ATGTCTCCCGGAATGACCCAGAGCCCCAGAAAGCCTCCCCCACCCAGGAACGCTCTGGATGACCTGAACATCAAGGACTTCATGTAG
- the snap91b gene encoding clathrin coat assembly protein AP180 isoform X5 produces the protein MSGQTLTDRIAAAQYQLTGSDMARAVCKATTHEVMAPKKKHLEYLVSATNTTNVNIPQMADTLFERATNASWVVVFKALVTTHHMCVHGNERFIQYLASRTSLFNLSNYIDKTGSHGYDMSTFIRRYGRYLNEKAFAYRQMAFDFTRVKKGAEGVMRTMTTEKLLKGMPVLQTQIDTLLEFDVHPKELNNGIINAAFLLLFKDLVKLFASYNDGIINMLEKYFKMKKSDCKEALEIYKRFLTRVTKIGEFMKLAETVGVDKNDIPDINYAPSSILESLETHMNGLEDVKGGKKGSPTKGSPTNNMSPTSTPAKSSNAVPALQPPPGESAAAPAAPEPAEDSLLDLDPLSSSGPPAASAGPTSWGDLLGSEMGDSLLAEPTLAAEAAAPSPAAAAASSTPAPAAPEAGVPLAPPTSTAAATSPGATNMDLLGDAFATPAAAADATEASAAAAEGGATSTPAAPVAGAAVAADPFASSNGSTAAAAAPSGLDLFGVEMSSFSTAVAPASPSSLFTPASGTIVTTATSSVPDANLTTDLFSGGGGDAPAAAASAAAAAAAPGADLVSAFDGLGDVMKPTLTPQAGDVDTSVANMASNLTMGSPAAPQPGAPVIGAPLMPSVRPGFPATGAPMSPGMTQSPRKPPPPRNALDDLNIKDFM, from the exons ATGTCGGGTCAGACGCTCACGGACCGCATCGCCGCGGCCCAGTACCAGCTGACGGGTTCGGACATGGCCAGGGCCGTGTGCAAGGCCACCACGCACGAAGTGATGGCGCCCAAGAAGAAGCACCTGGAAT ACCTGGTTTCGGCCACCAACACCACCAACGTGAACATCCCGCAGATGGCCGACACGCTTTTCGAGCGGGCCACCAACGCCAGCTGGGTGGTGGTCTTCAAGGCCCTCGTCACCACCCACCACATGTGCGTGCACGGAAACGAG AGGTTCATCCAGTACTTGGCCTCCAGGACTTCGCTGTTCAACCTCAGCAACTACATCGACAAAACTGGCTCTCATG GCTACGACATGTCTACATTCATCAGACGGTACGGCCGCTACCTGAACGAGAAAGCCTTTGCCTACCGCCAGATGGCTTTCGACTTCACTCGAGTCAAGAAGGG GGCCGAGGGCGTAATGAGGACCATGACCACGGAGAAGCTCTTGAAGGGCATGCCCGTCCTGCAGACTCAGATCGACACGCTCCTGGAGTTTGAC GTTCATCCCAAGGAGCTGAACAACGGCATCATCAACGCCGCTTTCCTGCTGCTCTTCAAGGACCTGGTCAAGCTCTTCGCGTCCTACAATGACGGCATCATCAACATGTTAG agaAATATTTCAAGATGAAAAAAAGCGACTGTAAGGAGGCGCTGGAGATCTACAAGAGATTCCTGACCCGGGTGACGAAGATCGGGGAATTCATGAAGCTGGCGGAG ACCGTCGGAGTTGACAAAAACGACATTCCCGACATCAACTAC GCCCCCAGCAGCATCCTGGAGTCTCTGGAAACGCACATGAATGGCCTGGAGGACGTTAAGGGCGGCAAGAAGGG GTCTCCGACTAAG GGTTCGCCCACAAACAACATGTCTCCGACTTCCACTCCGGCCAAATCTTCAAACGCCGTCCCCGCACTTCAGCCCCCGCCCGGGGAAAGCGCCGCCGCTCCGGCAGCCCCCGAGCCAGCAGAAGA TTCCTTGTTGGACCTGGATCCTCTTTCCTCCTCTGGCCCTCCAGCAGCATCGGCCGGCCCCACGTCCTGGGGAG ACCTTCTCGGATCCG AAATGGGCGATTCCTTGCTAGCCGAGCCCACCCTGGCAGCGGAGGCCGCGGCCCcctcccccgccgccgccgccgcctcctccacGCCCGCCCCCGCGGCGCCAGAAGCTGGAGTCCCTCTAGCTCCTCCCACTAGCACAGCGGCCGCCACCTCCCCTGGCGCCACCAATATGGATCTGTTAGGAG ATGCCTTCGCcacgcccgccgccgccgccgacgccACCGAGGCTTCTGCTGCGGCAGCTGAGGGCGGAGCCACCTCCACGCCCGCCGCCCCGGTCGCCGGAGCCGCAGTCGCAGCCG ACCCCTTCGCCTCTTCGAACGGgagcaccgccgccgccgcagcgCCTTCGGGTCTAGACCTTTTTGGTGTGGAAATGTCGAGTTTTAGCACTGCGGTGGCCCCCGCTTCTCCGTCATCGCTCTTCACCCCCGCATCCGGCACCATTGTCACCACGGCGACCAGTTCGGTGCCCGACGCCAACCTTACGACCGACCTTTTCAGCGG AGGAGGAGGAGATGCCCCAGCAGCCGCCGCCAGCGCCGCCGCTGCTGCCGCCGCCCCCGGAGCGGATCTCGTGTCAG CGTTTGACGGGCTAGGGGACGTAATGAAGCCCACCCTGACCCCGCAGGCGGGCGATGTTGACACCTCCGTGGCTAACATGGCGAGTA ATCTGACGATGGGATCCCCAGCGGCCCCTCAG CCCGGGGCACCGGTAATTGGAGCTCCCCTGATGCCTTCGGTTAGGCCGGGCTTCCCTGCCACCGGCGCCCCG ATGTCTCCCGGAATGACCCAGAGCCCCAGAAAGCCTCCCCCACCCAGGAACGCTCTGGATGACCTGAACATCAAGGACTTCATGTAG
- the snap91b gene encoding clathrin coat assembly protein AP180 isoform X9 has translation MSGQTLTDRIAAAQYQLTGSDMARAVCKATTHEVMAPKKKHLEYLVSATNTTNVNIPQMADTLFERATNASWVVVFKALVTTHHMCVHGNERFIQYLASRTSLFNLSNYIDKTGSHGYDMSTFIRRYGRYLNEKAFAYRQMAFDFTRVKKGAEGVMRTMTTEKLLKGMPVLQTQIDTLLEFDVHPKELNNGIINAAFLLLFKDLVKLFASYNDGIINMLEKYFKMKKSDCKEALEIYKRFLTRVTKIGEFMKLAETVGVDKNDIPDINYAPSSILESLETHMNGLEDVKGGKKGSPTKGSPTNNMSPTSTPAKSSNAVPALQPPPGESAAAPAAPEPAEDSLLDLDPLSSSGPPAASAGPTSWGDLLGSEMGDSLLAEPTLAAEAAAPSPAAAAASSTPAPAAPEAGVPLAPPTSTAAATSPGATNMDLLGDAFATPAAAADATEASAAAAEGGATSTPAAPVAGAAVAADPFASSNGSTAAAAAPSGLDLFGVEMSSFSTAVAPASPSSLFTPASGTIVTTATSSVPDANLTTDLFSGGGGDAPAAAASAAAAAAAPGADLVSGDVMKPTLTPQAGDVDTSVANMASNLTMGSPAAPQMSPGMTQSPRKPPPPRNALDDLNIKDFM, from the exons ATGTCGGGTCAGACGCTCACGGACCGCATCGCCGCGGCCCAGTACCAGCTGACGGGTTCGGACATGGCCAGGGCCGTGTGCAAGGCCACCACGCACGAAGTGATGGCGCCCAAGAAGAAGCACCTGGAAT ACCTGGTTTCGGCCACCAACACCACCAACGTGAACATCCCGCAGATGGCCGACACGCTTTTCGAGCGGGCCACCAACGCCAGCTGGGTGGTGGTCTTCAAGGCCCTCGTCACCACCCACCACATGTGCGTGCACGGAAACGAG AGGTTCATCCAGTACTTGGCCTCCAGGACTTCGCTGTTCAACCTCAGCAACTACATCGACAAAACTGGCTCTCATG GCTACGACATGTCTACATTCATCAGACGGTACGGCCGCTACCTGAACGAGAAAGCCTTTGCCTACCGCCAGATGGCTTTCGACTTCACTCGAGTCAAGAAGGG GGCCGAGGGCGTAATGAGGACCATGACCACGGAGAAGCTCTTGAAGGGCATGCCCGTCCTGCAGACTCAGATCGACACGCTCCTGGAGTTTGAC GTTCATCCCAAGGAGCTGAACAACGGCATCATCAACGCCGCTTTCCTGCTGCTCTTCAAGGACCTGGTCAAGCTCTTCGCGTCCTACAATGACGGCATCATCAACATGTTAG agaAATATTTCAAGATGAAAAAAAGCGACTGTAAGGAGGCGCTGGAGATCTACAAGAGATTCCTGACCCGGGTGACGAAGATCGGGGAATTCATGAAGCTGGCGGAG ACCGTCGGAGTTGACAAAAACGACATTCCCGACATCAACTAC GCCCCCAGCAGCATCCTGGAGTCTCTGGAAACGCACATGAATGGCCTGGAGGACGTTAAGGGCGGCAAGAAGGG GTCTCCGACTAAG GGTTCGCCCACAAACAACATGTCTCCGACTTCCACTCCGGCCAAATCTTCAAACGCCGTCCCCGCACTTCAGCCCCCGCCCGGGGAAAGCGCCGCCGCTCCGGCAGCCCCCGAGCCAGCAGAAGA TTCCTTGTTGGACCTGGATCCTCTTTCCTCCTCTGGCCCTCCAGCAGCATCGGCCGGCCCCACGTCCTGGGGAG ACCTTCTCGGATCCG AAATGGGCGATTCCTTGCTAGCCGAGCCCACCCTGGCAGCGGAGGCCGCGGCCCcctcccccgccgccgccgccgcctcctccacGCCCGCCCCCGCGGCGCCAGAAGCTGGAGTCCCTCTAGCTCCTCCCACTAGCACAGCGGCCGCCACCTCCCCTGGCGCCACCAATATGGATCTGTTAGGAG ATGCCTTCGCcacgcccgccgccgccgccgacgccACCGAGGCTTCTGCTGCGGCAGCTGAGGGCGGAGCCACCTCCACGCCCGCCGCCCCGGTCGCCGGAGCCGCAGTCGCAGCCG ACCCCTTCGCCTCTTCGAACGGgagcaccgccgccgccgcagcgCCTTCGGGTCTAGACCTTTTTGGTGTGGAAATGTCGAGTTTTAGCACTGCGGTGGCCCCCGCTTCTCCGTCATCGCTCTTCACCCCCGCATCCGGCACCATTGTCACCACGGCGACCAGTTCGGTGCCCGACGCCAACCTTACGACCGACCTTTTCAGCGG AGGAGGAGGAGATGCCCCAGCAGCCGCCGCCAGCGCCGCCGCTGCTGCCGCCGCCCCCGGAGCGGATCTCGTGTCAG GGGACGTAATGAAGCCCACCCTGACCCCGCAGGCGGGCGATGTTGACACCTCCGTGGCTAACATGGCGAGTA ATCTGACGATGGGATCCCCAGCGGCCCCTCAG ATGTCTCCCGGAATGACCCAGAGCCCCAGAAAGCCTCCCCCACCCAGGAACGCTCTGGATGACCTGAACATCAAGGACTTCATGTAG
- the snap91b gene encoding clathrin coat assembly protein AP180 isoform X6: protein MSGQTLTDRIAAAQYQLTGSDMARAVCKATTHEVMAPKKKHLEYLVSATNTTNVNIPQMADTLFERATNASWVVVFKALVTTHHMCVHGNERFIQYLASRTSLFNLSNYIDKTGSHGYDMSTFIRRYGRYLNEKAFAYRQMAFDFTRVKKGAEGVMRTMTTEKLLKGMPVLQTQIDTLLEFDVHPKELNNGIINAAFLLLFKDLVKLFASYNDGIINMLEKYFKMKKSDCKEALEIYKRFLTRVTKIGEFMKLAETVGVDKNDIPDINYAPSSILESLETHMNGLEDVKGGKKGSPTKGSPTNNMSPTSTPAKSSNAVPALQPPPGESAAAPAAPEPAEDSLLDLDPLSSSGPPAASAGPTSWGDLLGSEMGDSLLAEPTLAAEAAAPSPAAAAASSTPAPAAPEAGVPLAPPTSTAAATSPGATNMDLLGDAFATPAAAADATEASAAAAEGGATSTPAAPVAGAAVAADPFASSNGSTAAAAAPSGLDLFGVEMSSFSTAVAPASPSSLFTPASGTIVTTATSSVPDANLTTDLFSGGGGDAPAAAASAAAAAAAPGADLVSGDVMKPTLTPQAGDVDTSVANMASNLTMGSPAAPQPGAPVIGAPLMPSVRPGFPATGAPMSPGMTQSPRKPPPPRNALDDLNIKDFM from the exons ATGTCGGGTCAGACGCTCACGGACCGCATCGCCGCGGCCCAGTACCAGCTGACGGGTTCGGACATGGCCAGGGCCGTGTGCAAGGCCACCACGCACGAAGTGATGGCGCCCAAGAAGAAGCACCTGGAAT ACCTGGTTTCGGCCACCAACACCACCAACGTGAACATCCCGCAGATGGCCGACACGCTTTTCGAGCGGGCCACCAACGCCAGCTGGGTGGTGGTCTTCAAGGCCCTCGTCACCACCCACCACATGTGCGTGCACGGAAACGAG AGGTTCATCCAGTACTTGGCCTCCAGGACTTCGCTGTTCAACCTCAGCAACTACATCGACAAAACTGGCTCTCATG GCTACGACATGTCTACATTCATCAGACGGTACGGCCGCTACCTGAACGAGAAAGCCTTTGCCTACCGCCAGATGGCTTTCGACTTCACTCGAGTCAAGAAGGG GGCCGAGGGCGTAATGAGGACCATGACCACGGAGAAGCTCTTGAAGGGCATGCCCGTCCTGCAGACTCAGATCGACACGCTCCTGGAGTTTGAC GTTCATCCCAAGGAGCTGAACAACGGCATCATCAACGCCGCTTTCCTGCTGCTCTTCAAGGACCTGGTCAAGCTCTTCGCGTCCTACAATGACGGCATCATCAACATGTTAG agaAATATTTCAAGATGAAAAAAAGCGACTGTAAGGAGGCGCTGGAGATCTACAAGAGATTCCTGACCCGGGTGACGAAGATCGGGGAATTCATGAAGCTGGCGGAG ACCGTCGGAGTTGACAAAAACGACATTCCCGACATCAACTAC GCCCCCAGCAGCATCCTGGAGTCTCTGGAAACGCACATGAATGGCCTGGAGGACGTTAAGGGCGGCAAGAAGGG GTCTCCGACTAAG GGTTCGCCCACAAACAACATGTCTCCGACTTCCACTCCGGCCAAATCTTCAAACGCCGTCCCCGCACTTCAGCCCCCGCCCGGGGAAAGCGCCGCCGCTCCGGCAGCCCCCGAGCCAGCAGAAGA TTCCTTGTTGGACCTGGATCCTCTTTCCTCCTCTGGCCCTCCAGCAGCATCGGCCGGCCCCACGTCCTGGGGAG ACCTTCTCGGATCCG AAATGGGCGATTCCTTGCTAGCCGAGCCCACCCTGGCAGCGGAGGCCGCGGCCCcctcccccgccgccgccgccgcctcctccacGCCCGCCCCCGCGGCGCCAGAAGCTGGAGTCCCTCTAGCTCCTCCCACTAGCACAGCGGCCGCCACCTCCCCTGGCGCCACCAATATGGATCTGTTAGGAG ATGCCTTCGCcacgcccgccgccgccgccgacgccACCGAGGCTTCTGCTGCGGCAGCTGAGGGCGGAGCCACCTCCACGCCCGCCGCCCCGGTCGCCGGAGCCGCAGTCGCAGCCG ACCCCTTCGCCTCTTCGAACGGgagcaccgccgccgccgcagcgCCTTCGGGTCTAGACCTTTTTGGTGTGGAAATGTCGAGTTTTAGCACTGCGGTGGCCCCCGCTTCTCCGTCATCGCTCTTCACCCCCGCATCCGGCACCATTGTCACCACGGCGACCAGTTCGGTGCCCGACGCCAACCTTACGACCGACCTTTTCAGCGG AGGAGGAGGAGATGCCCCAGCAGCCGCCGCCAGCGCCGCCGCTGCTGCCGCCGCCCCCGGAGCGGATCTCGTGTCAG GGGACGTAATGAAGCCCACCCTGACCCCGCAGGCGGGCGATGTTGACACCTCCGTGGCTAACATGGCGAGTA ATCTGACGATGGGATCCCCAGCGGCCCCTCAG CCCGGGGCACCGGTAATTGGAGCTCCCCTGATGCCTTCGGTTAGGCCGGGCTTCCCTGCCACCGGCGCCCCG ATGTCTCCCGGAATGACCCAGAGCCCCAGAAAGCCTCCCCCACCCAGGAACGCTCTGGATGACCTGAACATCAAGGACTTCATGTAG